The Candidatus Zixiibacteriota bacterium sequence CCTGCCTGCCGGCGGGCAGGGCTGCAAAATTCGGGATTAATTATACAGCAGTTTAATGAGAATCTTTTCGATTTGATTAATCCTGAAAGGTTTGGCGATATAACCGTCAGCCCCCTCGGTTGATGCTATTTTAGGCGGGTAAGCCAGCGGGTAGCCTGTGATGATTACCACCGGCAGGTCGGGATATTTACTCTTTATCTCATGCATAAAATCGATGCCGTTTTTAACGGGCATCTTAATATCCGTTATAACTAAATCGAACTTACCAGCTGCTAATAACTCTAACCCATCCTGGCCATCAGCGGCACCCTCAGCTTGATAGCCAAGAATATCCAGCGAGTCGATTAATGTGCTTACGATAGAAGGTTCGTCATCAACTACAAGGATATTTTTTCCTTTGGCGATAGGTTTAACGTTATTAATGTCGTATTTTATCAGGGCTTTTTTAATCATATCCTCAACTATACTTATCCTGAATGGTTTAGCTATAAAACCATCCGCGCCGGCTTTGTATATCGATTCAACAGAAACATCTTTGCCGGAGATAGCCAGAACTGGAATTCGGGGATATTTATTTTTTATATATTTAATCAGTTCGCTTCCTGATTTATCCGGCAGGACTATATCCGATACAACAATATCGATATTTTTATTCTCCAGGTATTCGACAGCTTGCTTATAACAATCAGCGGTTATGGTTTTAAAACCCAATGCCTCGAGAGTATCACCCAGCAATTCGCGGATAATTTTCTCATCATCGACAACAAGCACTGTAATTGGTGTAAATTCTTCAGTCAAGCTTATTTCCTGATTATTTTCAGAATGTTCTCGGTGTTTTCTTTCATTAATTGTTCGGTATCGGCTTCGAGATTAAGTCTCAATAAGGGTTCTGTGTTTGATGGTCTGATGTTAAACCAGTAATTGCCGCAATCAATAGTAACGCCATCGAGATAGTCAATTTTGGCATCGCTGAATTCATTAACAAGCTCTTTCAGTTTGGCTGGAATATCGTCAACCCGAGAATTAATCTCACCGCTGCGGTAATAGTGGTCAAACGAGGCTGTCAACTCGGATAATTTCAATTGCTCTTTGCTTAAAAGCTCGAGACATACAGCAAAAGCTATAAGCCCGGAATCGGCAAACCAATTATCCCTAAAATAGAAATGGCCTGAATGCTCGCCGCCGAAAATGGCGTTGTTTTTTTTCATCAATGTCTTAATAAAAGCATGTCCGACACGGGTGCGTATTGCATTGCCGCCGCCTTTTCCAATAACTTCCGGTACAGCCTTCGAGCAAATAAGGTTGTAGATAATATTTGAGCCTTTTTCCTTTTGAAGTATTGAGCGGGAGACTAACGCCGTAACCATGTCGCCGCCGAGCGGTTTGGCATTTTCATCGACTAAAAACATCCGGTCGGCATCACCATCGAAAGCCGCTCCGAAATCGGCTTTTTCATCGAGAATTTTCCGGCAAAGAGCGGCGATGTTCTCCGGTTCGATTGGGCTGGCAGGATGGTTCGGGAAACTGCCGTCAAGCTCGAAATACATCGGTATCAGTTCACAGGGAAGCTTTTTAAAGAGCTCGGGCACAATTAAGCCGGCCATACCATTACCGGCATCAATGACGATTTTAAACGGTTTTACAGCAGAAATATCGATAAAGGATAATACATGGCTGATAAAATCCGAAATTATATCCTTGCTATTTAGAGAACCTTGTTTAGCGGATGTTTTAAAACCGTCAGTCTCTAAAAGGCTGCGAATATCTTTAAGATCGGTCTCCGAGGACAATGGTTCAGCCTTGGCTTTGCACATCTTAAGGCCGTTGTATTCTGAGGGATTATGCGAGGCTGTAATCATAGCTCCGCAATCATATCCATATTTACCGACCGCAAAATACAAAGCATCCGTTGAAACAAGGCCGACATCCGTAACATCAGAGCCGGTTGAACGCATGCCATCGGTAAATGCCTGCGCCAACTCAATTGATGAACTGCGCATATCTCTTCCCACTACGCAGGATTTACAATTAAGCACGTTTCCTGCGGCTATTCCCAAAGCTTTATATATTTCCGTATTTACCTGCTTGGGATATATACCTCTGATATCATAAGCCTTAAAGATTGTCCGGTCAAATTGCATATTATTTTCTCCCAACCATTTTATATGTGATGAAAGTAAAAAATGTCAAGACATAATATAGTATCGTCAGTATTTTTTTAAATGTAAGAAATGAAAAATTTGAAGGAATCTGCCAGCATATTTTCTATTGACAAAAGC is a genomic window containing:
- the manB gene encoding phosphomannomutase/phosphoglucomutase (converts mannose-6-phosphate to mannose-1-phosphate; the resulting product is then converted to GDP-mannose by ManC which is then used in the synthesis of mannose-containing glycoconjugates that are important for mediating entry into host cells); this translates as MQFDRTIFKAYDIRGIYPKQVNTEIYKALGIAAGNVLNCKSCVVGRDMRSSSIELAQAFTDGMRSTGSDVTDVGLVSTDALYFAVGKYGYDCGAMITASHNPSEYNGLKMCKAKAEPLSSETDLKDIRSLLETDGFKTSAKQGSLNSKDIISDFISHVLSFIDISAVKPFKIVIDAGNGMAGLIVPELFKKLPCELIPMYFELDGSFPNHPASPIEPENIAALCRKILDEKADFGAAFDGDADRMFLVDENAKPLGGDMVTALVSRSILQKEKGSNIIYNLICSKAVPEVIGKGGGNAIRTRVGHAFIKTLMKKNNAIFGGEHSGHFYFRDNWFADSGLIAFAVCLELLSKEQLKLSELTASFDHYYRSGEINSRVDDIPAKLKELVNEFSDAKIDYLDGVTIDCGNYWFNIRPSNTEPLLRLNLEADTEQLMKENTENILKIIRK
- a CDS encoding response regulator, which gives rise to MTEEFTPITVLVVDDEKIIRELLGDTLEALGFKTITADCYKQAVEYLENKNIDIVVSDIVLPDKSGSELIKYIKNKYPRIPVLAISGKDVSVESIYKAGADGFIAKPFRISIVEDMIKKALIKYDINNVKPIAKGKNILVVDDEPSIVSTLIDSLDILGYQAEGAADGQDGLELLAAGKFDLVITDIKMPVKNGIDFMHEIKSKYPDLPVVIITGYPLAYPPKIASTEGADGYIAKPFRINQIEKILIKLLYN